A portion of the Hoplias malabaricus isolate fHopMal1 chromosome 1, fHopMal1.hap1, whole genome shotgun sequence genome contains these proteins:
- the LOC136706933 gene encoding olfactory receptor 7G1-like, translating to MDLNFSIYAISLTLDIPPSHIFSTFLIGTLTYCAILVFNMTIILTIVFNKKLHKPMYILLFNMPVNDIMGSTAFFPQLVSSILSQNRSITYSACFVQALLTHFYGAGSFLILTAMAYDRYIAICCPLKYNTLMTPIKLLKIITITWTIDFTMVGLLLALSYRKEICSTKIVDMFCNNPSLMKLICDDTRLNNYYGLFTIAFVNGISLLIVIFTYVQILMTVVIKRQSDAKSKAIQTCGTHLIVFLFLEFCATFGLLAHRFEAASSNLRRATGASVMIFPPIVNPLVYGLKTKEIRQRNTIFLFVITKYTKLLNHQNATQVSRVLCCLIAAASDILHKAHMELVALSMHKAASGAWYSFSYLRGQCGFMVIEGW from the exons ATGGATTTAAATTTCTCCATATACGCAATCTCTCTGACTCTGGATATACCTCCATCTCatattttttcaacatttttaataGGAACCCTTACATATTGTGCCATTTTGGTTTTCAATATGACTATAATTCTAACTATTGTTTTCAACAAAAAACTTCATAAGCCTATGTACATTCTATTGTTTAACATGCCAGTCAATGATATAATGGGTTCCACAGCATTTTTCCCTCAGCTGGTGTCTAGTATACTGTCACAGAATAGATCAATCACTTATTCTGCTTGTTTTGTTCAAGCTTTACTGACACATTTTTATGGTGCTGGATCATTTCTTATTCTCACTGCTATGGCTTATGATAGATACATAGCAATTTGTTGTCCACTGAAATATAACACCTTGATGACACCAATCAAattgctgaaaataatcactaTAACATGGACCATAGATTTTACTATGGTTGGTTTACTACTTGCACTTTCTTATCGCAAAGAGATTTGCAGCACAAAAATTGTTGATATGTTCTGTAATAATCCGTCCTTGATGAAGCTAATATGTGATGATACAAGGTTAAATAACTACTATGGATTGTTTACAATAGCTTTTGTAAATGGCATTTCACTGCTGATAGTAATATTCACATATGTCCAAATCTTAATGACTGTTGTGATTAAAAGACAGTCTGATGCCAAAAGTAAGGCCATTCAGACCTGTGGTACACACCTAATTGTTTTCTTATTCTTAGAATTTTGTGCAACCTTTGGCTTATTAGCACACAGATTTGAGGCAGCATCATCAAACTTACGAAGAGCCACAGGTGCTTCTGTGATGATATTTCCTCCTATAGTTAATCCTCTGGTATATGGACTGAAAACAAAGGAAATTCGACAGA GAAATACAATATTCTTATTTGTCATTACAAAGTACACAAAACTACTAAACCATCAG AACGCAACACAGGTGAGTCGCGTGCTGTGTTGTCTTATTGCGGCTGCCAGTGATATACTACATAAAgctcacatggaactggtggcacttaGCATGCATAAAGCTGCCAGTGGGGCTTGGTACAGCTTTAGTTACCTgagaggccagtgtggattcaTGGTTATTGAAGGATGGTAG